The proteins below are encoded in one region of Neisseria macacae ATCC 33926:
- the dnaN gene encoding DNA polymerase III subunit beta, whose translation MLILQADRDSLLKPLQAVTGIVERRHTLPILSNVLLESKDGQTKLLATDLEIQINTAGPESQAGDFRITTNAKKFQDILRALPDSAIVSLDWADNRLTLRAGKSRFALQTLPAEDFPLMSVGEDISAAFSLSQETFKTMLSQVQYSMAVQDIRYYLNGLLMQVEGNQLRLVATDGHRLAYAASQIEAELPKTEVILPRKTVLELFKLLNNPSEPISVELLNNQVRFQCNGTTIVSKVIDGKFPDFNRVIPLDNDKIFLVSRTQLLGALERAAILANEKFRGARLFLQPGLLSVVCSNNEQEEAREELEIAYQGGELEVGFNIGYLMDVLRNIHSDDMQLAFGDANRSTLFTVPNNPNFKYIVMPMRI comes from the coding sequence ATGCTGATTTTACAAGCCGACCGCGACAGTCTGCTCAAGCCGCTGCAAGCCGTTACCGGTATCGTCGAACGCCGCCATACCCTGCCCATCCTCTCCAACGTCCTGCTCGAAAGCAAAGACGGTCAAACCAAGCTCTTGGCGACCGACTTGGAAATCCAAATCAACACAGCTGGTCCGGAAAGTCAGGCAGGCGATTTCCGCATCACCACCAACGCCAAAAAATTCCAAGACATCCTGCGCGCCTTGCCCGACAGCGCCATCGTTTCGCTCGACTGGGCGGACAACCGTCTGACCCTGCGTGCAGGCAAATCACGTTTCGCCCTGCAAACCCTGCCTGCCGAAGACTTCCCGCTGATGAGCGTCGGCGAAGACATCAGCGCAGCGTTTTCCCTGTCGCAGGAGACTTTCAAAACCATGCTGTCTCAAGTCCAATACAGCATGGCAGTACAAGACATCCGCTACTACCTCAACGGCTTGCTGATGCAGGTTGAAGGCAACCAACTGCGCCTCGTCGCCACCGACGGCCACCGCCTTGCCTACGCCGCCAGCCAAATCGAAGCCGAATTGCCCAAAACCGAAGTCATCCTGCCACGCAAAACCGTTTTAGAACTCTTTAAACTACTGAACAACCCGTCCGAACCCATCAGCGTCGAGCTGCTCAACAACCAAGTGCGCTTCCAATGCAACGGTACGACCATCGTCAGCAAAGTCATCGACGGCAAATTCCCCGATTTCAACCGCGTCATCCCGCTGGACAACGACAAAATCTTCCTCGTTTCCCGTACCCAACTTTTGGGCGCACTTGAACGCGCCGCCATCCTTGCCAACGAAAAATTCCGCGGCGCGCGCCTGTTCCTGCAACCCGGCCTCTTGAGCGTCGTGTGCAGCAACAACGAGCAGGAAGAAGCACGCGAAGAACTCGAAATCGCCTATCAAGGCGGCGAACTCGAAGTCGGCTTCAACATCGGCTATCTGATGGACGTATTGCGCAACATCCATTCCGACGATATGCAGCTTGCCTTCGGCGATGCCAACCGCTCGACCTTGTTTACCGTGCCGAACAACCCGAACTTCAAATACATCGTTATGCCGATGCGCATCTGA
- the serC gene encoding phosphoserine transaminase: MSARPIYNFSAGPAVLPEAVLRTAQQEMLDYNGTGFPVMAMSHRSEMFLSILHHAEQDLRTLLNIPSNYKILFLQGGATTQFNMVAMNLAHGFPSADAVVTGNWSRIAYEQMSRLTDAEIRLAAHGGEQFDYTALPPVETWDIDKNSAFVHFAINETVNGLQYQTVPKLSDDLPPLVCDMSSEILSREFDVSDYGLIYAGAQKNIGPAGTTVVITREDLLDRCPDSIPDVFNYRSHINRDGMYNTPSTYAIYMSGLVFRWLLTQGGVKKIEAVNNIKAQTLYDAIDNSGGFYINRIRPDARSKMNVVFQTASAELDRRFVLEAELQGLCLLKGYKTVGGMRASIYNAMPLEGVQALADFMSDFQRRYG, translated from the coding sequence ATGTCCGCCCGCCCCATCTACAACTTTTCCGCAGGTCCCGCCGTCCTGCCCGAAGCCGTATTGCGTACCGCACAACAAGAAATGCTCGACTACAACGGCACAGGCTTCCCCGTCATGGCGATGAGCCACCGCTCGGAAATGTTTCTCAGCATCCTCCATCATGCCGAACAAGACCTGCGCACGCTGCTGAACATTCCTTCCAACTACAAAATCCTGTTCCTGCAAGGCGGCGCGACCACGCAATTCAACATGGTCGCCATGAACCTGGCGCATGGCTTTCCGTCTGCCGACGCAGTGGTAACGGGCAACTGGAGCCGCATTGCTTACGAACAAATGAGCCGCCTGACCGATGCCGAAATCCGACTGGCGGCACACGGCGGCGAACAATTCGACTACACCGCCCTGCCGCCCGTCGAAACTTGGGACATAGACAAAAACTCCGCCTTCGTCCACTTCGCCATCAACGAAACCGTCAACGGTCTGCAATACCAAACCGTTCCCAAACTTTCAGACGACCTGCCGCCGCTCGTTTGCGATATGTCCAGCGAAATCCTCTCGCGCGAATTTGACGTTTCCGACTACGGGCTGATTTACGCGGGCGCACAAAAAAATATCGGTCCTGCCGGCACAACCGTCGTCATCACCCGAGAAGACCTGCTCGACCGCTGCCCCGACAGCATTCCCGACGTTTTCAACTACCGTTCCCACATCAACCGCGACGGCATGTACAACACCCCGTCAACCTACGCCATTTATATGTCAGGTTTAGTGTTCCGCTGGCTGCTGACACAAGGCGGCGTGAAGAAAATCGAAGCCGTCAACAACATCAAAGCCCAAACGCTTTACGACGCCATCGACAACAGCGGCGGCTTCTACATCAACCGAATCCGCCCCGATGCCCGCTCCAAAATGAACGTCGTCTTCCAAACCGCCTCCGCCGAACTCGACCGCCGCTTCGTCCTCGAAGCCGAACTGCAAGGCCTGTGCCTGCTTAAAGGCTACAAAACCGTCGGCGGCATGCGCGCCAGCATCTACAACGCCATGCCGCTCGAAGGCGTACAGGCATTGGCGGACTTTATGAGCGATTTCCAACGGCGTTACGGCTAA
- the yidC gene encoding membrane protein insertase YidC, with translation MDFKRFIAFFAISLAIYAGWEHFFPSPKPNPAQQAAQQQQQQTAATAATEAALAPATPITVTTDTVKAIIDEKSGDLRQMTLLKYKANGDENKPFTLFNDSKEYTYVAQSELLDAQGNNILKGVNFTAAQKQYSLNGDKVEVRLSAPETNGLKIDKVYTFTKDSYLVNVRFDITNTSGKPANLSADYRIVRDRSEPEGQGYFTRSFVGPVVYTPEGKFQKVNFSDLDDDAKSGKNEAEYARKTQTGWLGMIEHHFMSTWILQPKGGQSVCAAGDCRIDIKRRNDNLYSTSVSVPLAAIQNGAKSEASINLYAGPQTTSVIANIADNLQLAKDYGKVHWFASPLFWLLNQLHNIIGNWGWAIIVLTIIVKAVLYPLTNASYRSMAKMRAAAPKLQAIKEKYGDDRMAQQQAMMQLYKDEKINPLGGCLPMLLQIPVFIGLYWALFASVELRQAPWLGWITDLSRSDPYYILPVIMAVTMFAQTFLNPPPTDPMQAKMMKVMPLIFSAMFFFFPAGLVLYWVVNNLLTIAQQWHINRSIDKQRAQGEVVS, from the coding sequence ATGGATTTTAAAAGATTTATAGCATTTTTTGCCATTTCGCTGGCAATCTATGCCGGCTGGGAACATTTCTTCCCCAGCCCCAAACCCAATCCGGCACAACAAGCCGCGCAGCAACAGCAGCAGCAAACCGCCGCAACCGCTGCCACTGAAGCCGCACTCGCCCCCGCAACGCCGATTACCGTAACAACCGACACGGTCAAAGCCATCATCGACGAAAAAAGCGGCGACCTGCGTCAAATGACCCTGCTCAAATACAAAGCAAATGGCGACGAAAACAAACCCTTCACCCTGTTTAACGACAGCAAAGAATACACCTACGTTGCCCAGTCCGAGCTTTTGGACGCACAAGGCAACAACATCCTGAAAGGCGTCAACTTTACCGCAGCGCAAAAACAATACAGCCTCAACGGCGACAAAGTCGAAGTCCGCCTGAGCGCGCCGGAAACAAACGGACTGAAAATCGACAAAGTCTATACCTTTACCAAAGACAGCTACCTCGTCAACGTCCGTTTCGACATCACCAACACCAGCGGCAAGCCTGCCAACCTGAGCGCGGACTACCGCATCGTACGCGACCGCAGCGAACCGGAAGGCCAAGGCTACTTTACCCGCTCTTTCGTCGGCCCGGTGGTTTACACCCCTGAAGGCAAATTCCAAAAAGTCAACTTCTCCGACTTGGACGACGATGCCAAATCAGGCAAAAACGAAGCCGAATACGCCCGCAAAACCCAAACCGGCTGGCTCGGCATGATTGAACACCACTTCATGTCCACCTGGATTCTCCAACCCAAAGGCGGACAAAGCGTTTGCGCCGCAGGCGACTGCCGTATCGACATCAAACGTCGCAACGACAACCTGTACAGCACCAGCGTCAGCGTTCCCCTTGCCGCCATCCAAAACGGCGCGAAATCCGAAGCCTCCATCAACCTCTACGCCGGCCCGCAGACCACATCCGTCATCGCAAACATCGCCGACAACCTGCAACTGGCAAAAGACTACGGCAAAGTACACTGGTTCGCCTCCCCCCTCTTCTGGCTCCTGAACCAACTGCACAACATTATCGGCAACTGGGGCTGGGCAATCATCGTTTTGACCATTATCGTCAAAGCCGTACTCTACCCGCTGACCAACGCCTCTTACCGCTCGATGGCTAAAATGCGCGCCGCCGCGCCCAAACTGCAAGCCATCAAAGAAAAATACGGTGACGACCGTATGGCACAACAGCAAGCCATGATGCAGCTTTACAAAGACGAGAAAATCAACCCGCTGGGCGGCTGCCTGCCCATGCTGTTGCAAATCCCCGTCTTCATCGGCTTGTACTGGGCATTGTTCGCCTCCGTAGAATTGCGTCAGGCACCTTGGCTGGGTTGGATTACCGACCTTAGCCGCTCCGACCCCTACTACATCCTGCCCGTAATTATGGCGGTAACCATGTTTGCCCAAACATTCCTCAACCCGCCGCCGACCGACCCGATGCAGGCAAAAATGATGAAAGTCATGCCGCTGATTTTCTCAGCCATGTTCTTCTTCTTCCCTGCCGGTCTGGTATTGTACTGGGTAGTCAACAACCTCCTGACCATCGCCCAACAATGGCACATCAACCGTAGCATCGACAAACAACGCGCCCAAGGCGAAGTTGTTTCCTAA
- a CDS encoding disulfide bond formation protein B yields MNFFRKTIFFLVVLSILAACGSFVSQYVLGMDPCVLCILQRLSVLAVGLVALAAAFFRQASKIGRLFSALLVSVPAVYGAGVAAYQLWLQSLPPGSAPSCGAPWTFRLKDWPLFDWFEPIVRGFGDCAVPDYLLGIALPYWSIAYFGFVIVLVWFAWFKTK; encoded by the coding sequence ATGAATTTTTTTAGAAAAACTATCTTTTTTCTGGTTGTCTTATCGATCTTGGCTGCCTGCGGTTCGTTCGTCTCACAATATGTTTTAGGAATGGACCCTTGCGTTTTGTGTATTTTGCAGCGCTTGTCGGTTTTGGCGGTCGGATTGGTGGCTTTGGCGGCAGCATTTTTCCGTCAGGCTTCTAAGATTGGCAGACTGTTCAGCGCCTTGTTGGTCAGTGTGCCTGCGGTTTATGGTGCGGGTGTTGCGGCCTATCAATTGTGGCTGCAAAGCCTGCCGCCGGGCAGTGCGCCGTCCTGCGGTGCGCCGTGGACTTTCCGTTTGAAGGATTGGCCGCTGTTTGACTGGTTTGAACCGATTGTGCGTGGCTTTGGCGATTGTGCCGTACCGGACTATCTGCTGGGTATTGCACTGCCGTACTGGAGCATCGCCTATTTTGGCTTTGTGATTGTATTGGTGTGGTTTGCCTGGTTTAAAACCAAATAG
- the yidD gene encoding membrane protein insertion efficiency factor YidD: MNTLLSKFILALIRFYQYAVSPLIPPRCRYTPTCSQYAVEAVKKYGAFKGGWLALKRIARCHPFGGHGHDPVP, translated from the coding sequence ATGAATACCCTGTTGTCCAAATTCATCCTCGCGCTGATCCGTTTTTACCAATACGCCGTCAGCCCGCTGATACCGCCGCGCTGCCGCTATACCCCGACCTGTTCGCAATATGCGGTCGAGGCAGTCAAAAAATACGGCGCATTCAAAGGTGGCTGGCTCGCCCTCAAACGCATCGCCCGCTGCCACCCCTTCGGCGGACACGGACACGACCCCGTCCCGTAA
- a CDS encoding ClpXP protease specificity-enhancing factor yields the protein MTTSTKPYLIRALYEWCTDNNQTPHIVAWVNEHTRVPMQYVRENEIVLNIGPTASHNLNIDNDWISFSARFGGVAHDIWIPVGHVVSLFARESGEGMGFEVEPYEPSDKEQPEQETENKQETDAPAKSGKVLKFVK from the coding sequence ATGACGACATCTACCAAGCCTTATCTGATTCGCGCTTTGTACGAATGGTGTACGGACAACAATCAAACGCCGCACATTGTCGCATGGGTAAACGAACATACCCGCGTCCCCATGCAGTATGTTCGCGAAAACGAGATTGTCCTCAATATCGGACCGACTGCCAGCCATAATCTGAATATCGACAACGATTGGATCAGCTTTTCGGCCCGCTTTGGCGGCGTAGCGCACGATATTTGGATTCCGGTCGGACACGTTGTCAGCCTGTTTGCCCGAGAAAGCGGCGAAGGCATGGGATTTGAAGTCGAACCCTATGAGCCTTCCGATAAAGAACAACCGGAACAGGAAACTGAAAACAAACAAGAAACCGATGCGCCGGCAAAATCCGGTAAGGTGTTGAAGTTTGTGAAATAG
- the rpmH gene encoding 50S ribosomal protein L34 — translation MKRTYQPSVTKRKRTHGFLVRSKTRGGRAVLAARRAKGRKRLAV, via the coding sequence ATGAAACGCACTTATCAACCTTCCGTTACCAAACGCAAACGTACCCACGGCTTCCTGGTCCGCTCCAAAACCCGCGGTGGCCGCGCAGTATTGGCAGCCCGTCGCGCCAAAGGCCGCAAACGCTTGGCAGTGTAA
- a CDS encoding electron transfer flavoprotein-ubiquinone oxidoreductase, which yields MTESITRDSMQYDVVIVGAGPSGLSAAIKLKQLAEKNGREISVCVVEKGSEAGAHSLAGAVIDPIALNELIPDWKEKGAPLTRAVTQDKVLFLTEKKAFNLPVTPNFDNHGNYIVSLGEVVRWLAEQAENMGVEIYPGFAAAEVLYHEDGSVKGIATGNMGVGKDGEPTDSFQPGMELWAQQTLFAEGCRGSLSKQVIERFKLDQNSQPQTYGLGIKEIWEVSSEKHQPGLVIHSAGWPLDSQTYGGAFVYHFDDNKVAVGFVVGLDYQNPYLSPFEEFQRFKTHPEIRKTFEGGRRIAYGARSLIEGGLQSLPKLSFKGGVLIGDAAGFLNMPRIKGIHTAMKSAMLAAEAVFPLLENLEEAEGFDSGKEAADYQQRFEQSWLYQELYAARNVRPSFKWGVYLGSIYTGIDQMIFRGKAPWTLKHHGKDNEQLKKAAACKPIDYPKPDGVLTFDRLSSVFLANLAHEENQPDHLVLKNPQTMIDVNYKEYASPETRYCPAGVYEIVEENGSPRLQINAANCVHCKTCDIKDPTQNITWICPEGASGPNYGGM from the coding sequence ATGACAGAATCCATCACCCGCGACAGTATGCAGTACGATGTCGTGATTGTCGGCGCAGGCCCGTCGGGTTTGTCCGCCGCCATCAAACTCAAGCAGCTTGCCGAAAAAAACGGGCGCGAAATCAGCGTTTGCGTGGTGGAGAAGGGGTCTGAGGCGGGCGCGCATTCGCTGGCGGGTGCGGTCATCGATCCGATTGCGCTGAATGAGCTGATTCCCGACTGGAAAGAAAAAGGCGCGCCGCTGACGCGTGCGGTAACGCAGGACAAAGTGTTGTTCCTGACTGAGAAAAAGGCGTTCAATCTGCCGGTTACTCCTAATTTCGACAATCACGGCAACTACATCGTCAGCTTGGGCGAAGTCGTGCGCTGGTTGGCGGAGCAGGCGGAAAATATGGGTGTGGAAATCTATCCGGGCTTTGCCGCCGCCGAAGTGCTGTATCACGAAGACGGTTCGGTCAAAGGCATTGCGACCGGTAATATGGGCGTAGGCAAAGACGGCGAGCCGACCGACAGTTTCCAGCCAGGCATGGAGCTTTGGGCGCAGCAAACCCTGTTTGCCGAAGGCTGCCGCGGTTCGCTTTCCAAACAAGTCATCGAACGCTTCAAACTCGACCAAAACAGCCAGCCGCAAACTTACGGCTTGGGCATCAAAGAGATTTGGGAAGTGTCGTCTGAAAAACATCAGCCCGGCTTGGTGATACACAGCGCGGGCTGGCCGCTGGACAGTCAAACCTACGGCGGCGCGTTTGTTTACCATTTCGACGACAACAAAGTCGCCGTCGGTTTCGTGGTCGGTTTGGACTATCAAAACCCTTATCTGTCGCCGTTTGAAGAGTTCCAACGTTTCAAAACCCATCCCGAAATCCGCAAAACCTTCGAAGGCGGCCGCCGCATTGCTTACGGCGCGCGTTCGCTGATTGAAGGTGGTCTGCAAAGCCTGCCGAAGCTCTCATTCAAGGGTGGCGTTTTAATCGGCGATGCGGCGGGTTTCCTCAATATGCCGCGCATCAAAGGCATTCATACCGCGATGAAATCCGCCATGCTCGCCGCAGAAGCCGTGTTCCCCTTGTTGGAAAACCTTGAAGAAGCGGAGGGTTTCGACAGCGGCAAAGAAGCGGCGGATTATCAGCAACGTTTCGAACAAAGCTGGCTGTATCAAGAGCTTTACGCCGCGCGTAATGTGCGTCCGTCATTCAAATGGGGCGTTTACCTCGGTTCAATCTATACCGGCATCGACCAGATGATTTTCAGAGGCAAGGCCCCGTGGACCTTGAAACATCACGGCAAAGACAACGAGCAGCTCAAAAAAGCCGCCGCGTGCAAGCCGATTGATTACCCGAAACCCGACGGTGTGTTGACCTTCGACCGCTTAAGCAGTGTCTTCCTCGCCAATCTCGCGCACGAAGAAAATCAGCCCGACCATTTGGTGCTGAAAAATCCGCAAACGATGATAGACGTGAACTACAAAGAATACGCCTCGCCCGAAACGCGCTATTGTCCGGCTGGTGTGTACGAAATCGTCGAAGAAAACGGCAGCCCGCGCCTGCAAATCAACGCCGCCAACTGCGTCCACTGTAAAACCTGCGACATCAAAGATCCGACGCAAAACATCACTTGGATTTGCCCCGAAGGCGCAAGCGGACCGAATTACGGCGGGATGTAG
- the dnaA gene encoding chromosomal replication initiator protein DnaA — protein MTLAEFWPQCLRRLHDILPAGQFAQWIAPLTVGEENGVWVVYGKNQFACNMLKSQFAAKIEVVRAELAPQQAAFAFKTGAGQHYEMSENAGAVAPEHAALTEEMPKADAQESFSDGTSSENSDRPSVAKTAADILAQRMKNLPHESKQPAAAPAESKAVAKAKTEAQRDAEEARYEQTNLSRDYTFDTLVEGKGNRLAAAAAQAIAENPGQGYNPFFLYGSTGLGKTHLVQAIGNELLKNRPDAKVRYMHSDDYIRSFMKAVRNNTYDVFKQQYKQYDLLIIDDIQFIKGKDRTMEEFFYLYNHFHNEKKQLILTCDVLPAKIEGMDDRLKSRFSWGLTLELEPPELEMRVAILQKKAEAAGISIEDEAALFVANLIRSNVRELEGAFNRVSASSRFMNRPIIDMDLARTALQDIIAEKHKIITADTIIDATAKYYRIKISDILGKKRTRNIARPRQVAMSLTKELTTLSLPSIGDAFGGRDHTTVMHGVKAVAKLREEDPELAQDYEKLLILIQN, from the coding sequence ATGACGCTAGCAGAATTTTGGCCGCAGTGCCTCCGCCGACTTCACGATATTTTGCCTGCCGGGCAGTTCGCGCAATGGATTGCGCCCTTGACCGTGGGCGAGGAAAACGGCGTGTGGGTGGTTTACGGTAAAAACCAGTTTGCCTGCAATATGCTCAAAAGCCAGTTTGCCGCCAAAATTGAAGTGGTGCGTGCGGAATTGGCTCCGCAACAGGCGGCTTTTGCGTTTAAGACGGGCGCGGGGCAGCATTATGAAATGTCGGAAAATGCGGGGGCGGTTGCGCCTGAACATGCTGCGTTGACGGAAGAAATGCCGAAAGCGGACGCGCAAGAATCTTTTTCGGACGGGACGTCGTCTGAAAACTCAGACAGACCCTCCGTTGCGAAAACGGCGGCGGATATTTTGGCGCAGCGCATGAAAAACCTGCCGCACGAAAGCAAACAGCCTGCCGCCGCGCCCGCAGAATCCAAAGCCGTTGCCAAAGCCAAAACGGAAGCGCAACGCGATGCGGAAGAAGCGCGTTACGAGCAGACCAATCTGTCGCGCGACTACACATTCGATACCTTGGTAGAAGGTAAGGGCAACCGCCTTGCCGCCGCCGCCGCCCAAGCCATTGCAGAGAACCCGGGGCAGGGCTACAACCCGTTTTTCCTGTACGGCAGCACGGGTTTGGGTAAAACCCACTTGGTGCAGGCCATCGGCAACGAACTGCTGAAAAACCGTCCTGATGCCAAAGTGCGCTATATGCATTCAGACGACTATATCCGCAGCTTTATGAAGGCGGTGCGCAACAACACTTACGATGTGTTCAAGCAGCAATACAAACAATACGATCTGCTGATTATCGACGACATCCAGTTCATCAAAGGCAAAGACCGTACGATGGAAGAATTCTTCTATTTGTACAACCATTTCCATAACGAGAAAAAACAGCTCATCCTCACTTGCGACGTGTTGCCTGCCAAAATCGAAGGCATGGACGACCGCCTCAAATCGCGTTTTTCATGGGGTTTGACTTTGGAACTCGAGCCGCCCGAGCTGGAAATGCGCGTGGCGATTTTGCAGAAAAAGGCAGAAGCGGCAGGCATCAGCATTGAAGACGAAGCCGCATTGTTTGTTGCCAACCTGATTCGTTCCAACGTGCGCGAACTGGAAGGCGCGTTCAACCGCGTCAGCGCCAGCAGCCGCTTTATGAACCGCCCCATTATCGACATGGATTTGGCGCGTACGGCTTTGCAGGACATCATTGCCGAAAAACACAAAATCATTACTGCCGACACCATTATCGACGCGACTGCCAAATATTACCGTATTAAAATCAGCGATATACTCGGCAAAAAGCGCACGCGCAACATTGCCCGTCCGCGTCAAGTCGCCATGAGCCTGACCAAAGAGCTGACCACCCTCAGCCTGCCGTCCATCGGCGACGCTTTCGGTGGACGCGACCACACGACCGTCATGCACGGCGTGAAAGCCGTAGCAAAACTGCGCGAAGAAGATCCCGAGTTGGCGCAAGATTACGAAAAACTCCTGATTCTGATTCAAAATTGA
- the rnpA gene encoding ribonuclease P protein component yields MDYRFGKQYRLLKTDDFSSVFAFKNRRSRDLLQVSQSADNGLNHPRLGLVVSKKTAKRAHERNYMKRVIRDWFRLNKNSLPPHDFVVRVRLAFNRQNAAEARNQLVQLMRKR; encoded by the coding sequence TTGGACTACCGCTTCGGAAAGCAGTACCGCTTATTAAAAACGGATGATTTTTCATCCGTTTTTGCGTTCAAAAACCGGCGCAGCCGCGATTTGCTGCAAGTTTCCCAATCTGCCGACAACGGATTGAACCATCCGCGGCTCGGCTTGGTCGTCAGCAAAAAAACAGCGAAACGCGCGCATGAACGCAACTACATGAAGCGCGTCATCCGAGATTGGTTCAGACTGAACAAAAACAGCCTGCCGCCGCATGATTTCGTCGTACGCGTCCGCCTGGCATTCAACCGGCAAAATGCCGCCGAAGCCCGAAACCAATTGGTGCAACTTATGCGCAAACGCTGA
- the rimP gene encoding ribosome maturation factor RimP → MDIQTILEKTLPGLGYELVDFELTAQGTLRVFIDKEGGITVEDCATVSNHLSRVFMVEDIDYKNLEISSPGLDRPLKKAADFVRFAGQQAKIKTRLPVDGQKNFIGRIEGCENDTVTLSFDGKTAQIGLDNIDKARLRPEFKF, encoded by the coding sequence ATGGATATTCAAACAATTCTCGAAAAAACCCTGCCGGGTTTGGGCTACGAACTGGTCGATTTCGAGCTGACTGCGCAAGGCACGCTGCGCGTGTTCATCGATAAGGAAGGCGGTATCACCGTCGAAGACTGCGCGACTGTCAGCAATCATTTGAGCCGCGTGTTCATGGTGGAAGACATCGATTATAAAAATCTGGAAATTTCCAGCCCCGGCCTTGACCGGCCTCTGAAAAAAGCCGCCGATTTCGTGCGCTTTGCAGGACAACAGGCAAAAATCAAAACCCGCCTGCCGGTTGACGGACAAAAGAATTTTATCGGCCGCATCGAGGGTTGTGAAAACGATACCGTAACGCTCTCTTTCGACGGCAAAACCGCGCAAATCGGCTTGGATAATATCGATAAAGCCCGCCTGCGCCCCGAATTTAAATTTTAA